A region from the Nostoc sp. HK-01 genome encodes:
- a CDS encoding heterocyst differentiation protein, protein MEFHISVTPVGQNDYLVRTEQVAPGVPLAEELVTWPVADWLAAAGHLMNDPLRSVLQGDALIQSTAGIARNSVNLVALGQQFYNALFKGTLRDSWITAQGIAQNHQQVLRLRLGLKENRLARLPWEVMHAGDRPLATGPYVAFSRYQSGILTNARLPSRNLPQLPEDGVVRVLMVLASPTDQTRLGLLKQEALRLQAELHRHASRTADSSISLPEIELTILDQPGREELTQALEQSRYQVLHYSGHSDLGPSGGEIYLVSSRTGLTETLSGDDLAGLLVNNNIQMAVFNSCWGAYTATSDTTEETGERNLTESLVRRGIKCVLAMSERIPDEVALTLTQLLYRNLSQGYPVDLCVSRVRQGLISAYGSHQTYWALPILYLQPEFDGFLGTELPTFTSTESLNDNSRSVKVSSTTTYSAMTDEAQIALPIDDMMPGLGHDTSELDWLGEETWGDLVDEIEYDDPSYAEDSAIVSDLFRQIDQQIPSNNGQSPLNGEVPPNHRENIFPTRQMSGEVTPTDRQGSWGNLGETPNETVASQEETWPAYEASLPTSVPKLRRPNWRLILSIFGVGAIASILGFGWWWQMRRPSTFADIPQIPVQQSLSSKTNPKINLETSPTAIIATSAIEKLSQGDLSAGLVAVEELLNRGALQSAQTALNVVPIQQGNDPALNFFKGRLAWQLIQTGDKKYTIDDARRFWEVAVKAEPNSVLYTNALGFAYYAEGNVNRANDSWFKALNLALNQQNSASVALSVQNSPVPHDALTAYAGLAMGLYKSARSQPTTKQGQYMKEAIKLRQLVINQDSVNFQVNKLSNNWLWTEKAITDWRSLLQQKTQE, encoded by the coding sequence ATGGAATTTCACATTTCCGTAACTCCAGTAGGGCAGAATGACTACTTGGTGCGAACGGAACAAGTCGCGCCTGGGGTGCCATTGGCAGAAGAACTAGTGACTTGGCCTGTAGCTGATTGGTTAGCAGCCGCAGGACATTTGATGAATGATCCTTTGAGGTCAGTTTTACAGGGAGATGCGTTGATACAGTCCACCGCAGGCATCGCCAGAAACTCTGTAAACTTGGTGGCATTGGGTCAGCAATTTTATAATGCTCTGTTTAAAGGCACTCTCAGAGATAGTTGGATTACAGCTCAAGGCATTGCCCAAAACCATCAACAAGTACTGCGCCTCCGGTTAGGTCTTAAGGAGAATAGGTTAGCACGTCTACCTTGGGAAGTCATGCACGCAGGCGATCGCCCTCTAGCAACGGGGCCTTATGTGGCATTCTCGCGCTACCAAAGTGGCATTCTCACCAACGCTCGCTTGCCATCCAGAAATTTACCACAACTGCCAGAAGATGGTGTAGTCAGGGTTTTAATGGTGCTGGCATCGCCCACAGATCAAACACGGCTAGGTTTGTTGAAGCAAGAAGCCCTGAGACTGCAAGCAGAACTGCACCGTCATGCCTCCCGCACGGCTGACAGTAGCATTTCCTTACCCGAAATTGAACTCACTATTTTAGATCAGCCAGGCAGAGAAGAATTAACCCAAGCCTTAGAACAAAGTAGATACCAAGTTCTCCACTACTCCGGTCATAGTGACTTAGGGCCAAGTGGTGGCGAAATTTATTTGGTTAGTAGCAGAACTGGCTTGACAGAAACTTTGAGTGGCGATGACCTAGCAGGTCTGCTCGTCAATAATAATATTCAAATGGCTGTGTTTAACTCTTGTTGGGGAGCATACACAGCAACAAGCGATACAACAGAAGAAACAGGCGAACGTAACCTGACTGAAAGTTTAGTTAGACGCGGTATCAAGTGCGTTTTGGCTATGTCAGAACGCATTCCTGATGAAGTTGCACTCACGCTGACACAACTTTTGTACCGGAACTTGAGTCAAGGATATCCAGTAGATTTATGCGTCAGTCGGGTGCGTCAGGGATTAATTTCAGCTTATGGTTCGCACCAAACTTATTGGGCATTACCAATTTTGTATCTTCAACCCGAATTTGATGGTTTTCTGGGAACAGAACTGCCGACTTTTACCAGTACAGAGTCGCTGAATGACAATAGCCGGAGTGTGAAGGTATCTTCTACCACAACTTATTCTGCTATGACGGATGAAGCCCAGATAGCTTTACCCATTGATGACATGATGCCGGGTTTAGGTCATGATACTTCCGAGTTGGACTGGTTGGGTGAAGAGACTTGGGGCGATTTAGTTGATGAAATTGAATATGACGACCCCAGTTATGCCGAAGATTCAGCCATAGTTTCGGATTTGTTTCGCCAGATAGATCAGCAAATACCCAGCAATAATGGTCAATCTCCCTTGAATGGAGAAGTACCACCCAATCACAGAGAAAATATTTTTCCTACTAGACAAATGAGTGGCGAGGTAACACCCACTGATAGACAAGGATCATGGGGAAATTTAGGTGAAACACCCAACGAAACTGTAGCCAGTCAGGAAGAAACTTGGCCGGCTTATGAAGCATCGTTACCCACATCTGTGCCTAAACTTCGTCGTCCTAATTGGCGACTGATTTTGAGTATTTTTGGGGTAGGTGCGATCGCTAGTATCCTCGGTTTCGGTTGGTGGTGGCAAATGCGCCGCCCTTCAACTTTTGCCGACATCCCCCAAATACCCGTTCAGCAGTCTCTGTCTAGCAAAACTAATCCGAAAATCAACTTAGAAACTAGTCCCACAGCTATTATTGCGACTAGTGCCATAGAAAAATTAAGCCAAGGTGACTTGTCGGCTGGGTTGGTAGCTGTAGAAGAATTATTAAATCGTGGCGCATTACAATCTGCCCAAACTGCCCTAAATGTCGTGCCAATCCAGCAAGGAAATGATCCTGCACTCAACTTTTTTAAAGGACGACTAGCTTGGCAGTTAATTCAGACTGGAGATAAAAAATATACCATTGATGATGCCCGACGTTTTTGGGAAGTTGCAGTGAAAGCAGAACCAAACTCGGTGTTGTATACCAATGCTTTAGGGTTTGCCTACTACGCAGAAGGTAATGTAAATCGCGCTAATGATTCTTGGTTTAAGGCGCTAAATTTAGCTTTAAATCAGCAAAATTCCGCAAGTGTAGCCCTTTCTGTGCAGAATTCTCCCGTACCTCACGATGCCTTAACTGCCTACGCTGGTTTAGCAATGGGATTGTATAAATCTGCACGCAGTCAACCGACGACGAAACAAGGGCAATATATGAAAGAAGCGATTAAGTTGCGTCAATTGGTAATTAATCAAGACTCGGTAAATTTTCAAGTAAATAAATTAAGCAATAATTGGTTATGGACAGAAAAGGCCATTACCGATTGGCGATCG